The genomic DNA TGTTCTCTTATAATTATCTGGTGTCTGGACTCTAAAGACACATTAAACACTCTTTACTTTTCATAGTTTGACCCAATTATTCCTGTGATGACGTATATGCACGTTGGGTATGTTTGAGTGAAACAACCAACACACAAAATAACCCGGCACCAACTATGTCATTATATCAAAGCAAAACGTGCTTCTTTGAACAAAAACTTGAGATAATCACGCAAAAATTTGATTGTAATTTACTTGTAGCATTGGCAGAATTTTTATCTTTTCAGTAGAGTTTTGTTAAGTTATGAAATGTCTCTGAAATGTGTTGCAAAACTTCCAGTTTGATTCAAGTTGGCAGCGCCTTGGTTGATTTAGACGAGGATGGCAATGCATGCTGTTCACCGGtattttacataaatacatgtaaataccaGCTCATCTCGCCTAGAGATTTGTTCAAAATTTTCTTAACATATTTCGAACTAACAAACAACAACTAGATGCACAAAATTCTTGTTGAAAAAGTCATAACAATGCTGTGCTGTGAACACTGACCTGAGTAGCCGTGTAGACATCATAGGAAAAATGGCTTCCATGGCGCGACGTTCACGTCCACGGCCACTCTGATTATTTGACTTAGTGTGGAGCTATCGAAGAAAACGAATGCGAGGGAAAACATCTCACAAGTGTTTGACGACAGTTTTGGTCCTCTTAAAATTCAGTCGCTTTAAGAGCGTAAACAGAGCTATCTCAGAAAATCAACTCTGTCCAGCCAGGTGTCAGACGGAACATTTAAATAATCCAAAGATTACATTTAAcggttttgaaaaaaaacgaCTTAAAATACACATCTCCATTCCCTTCACAGTCTATCAAAACGTTTATCAAAAATTAACTCACCATTGCGAGCAGTTTTCCTTCTTGTTCAAGGTTCGTGACGGTTGAGTTCACCTTCTTCTTGGAAGTCTTAAAAAAAACTGTTCCAAAATGGCGGACGTAATGGTATTTGTTACTTGTTGAACGCAGTCGTCAAAAAAGGTATGAAATTCGCAAAATAGATCTCCTGCTGATGAAAGCCATCATCAACAGCATTCGAGATGCATCAATATTAATTATGAAACTATTAAAAATCATCGAATTTGGAAGTATCCGCTTGGAAGTATTCGATATTatgtaaagaaaaaacaaaGTGGCTAACTTTGTATGTCAACAAAAAACGAACGACAAAAGACGTGGCAAAATCCCACCTTTTCTCAAAAACAATTTGTAGCATGGTGTACAAATACCGACTTTGTTGAACTAAAATACGAAATAGATACGACTGCagcaaaaaaaaactattaaaaacacattttccaACGCGCCAGACTGGTTGAGAAGACTTTACACAGATAATGATGGCTGCCAtgagttcatttgcataataatgaaaGCCTAATTATATATGCAGAAATGGATAATTGCCAGCGCTCGTATTCCACACGCTGTGATTTTTACATATCCAGTTGTTGAAAAAATGAGCGGGAATTCGCCCAAGGATGTTTGTGAGTGTGATTTAAGGGCGATCATTTTGCAGATGCCTAACGGTATTACATGATATCGGACATAAAATCGTAATGAAATTGCAAACTTTAAAAGCGCTCTCTGCAAATTGTCAAATACGAGTCGCTCTCATTTCAGCGGCAATGATGGTGCATAGcatagcaacagtcagaatACTGACTCGTATAATGGCTGACGGGATCAACTGAAGAGGAGTCAAACAAACCAAATGATCGCATAACACCTCGAATAATTAAATTAGATACTATATCAAACGGGGGCGTTTTGTATTCCACCTTGGTCTTTCCCTACATCATCTCCCATTCAATTTTATGATCATCCCTTTGATGTTATTAGTATTCTGTTCCCTGCCTATCGTGACCTTAGTACCGTAATTGTTTTGACAGTAATATCAATGTCTGTAATCAATATCCAGTGACGAGAAAACCACTCAGAGCTGTCATTCTCATCATTTCTAAGTTTGCCTTCCGCCGGATTTAGTGTATTCCTAGAACCAACATCCCTTActcctcctccccctccccactCATCAGTCTCCTcacacacccatacacacacacacacatacacacatacatacatacatacatacacacatacatacatacatacatacatgcatacatacatacatacatacatacatacatacatacatacatacatacatacatacatacatacatacatacatacatacatacatacatacatacatacatacatacatacatacatacatacatacatacatacatacatacatacatacatacatacatacatacatacatacatacatacatacatacatacatacatacatacatacatacatacatacatacatacatacatacatacatacataatattattctTTTTGCAGATTTGGCGAAGTTTTAGAATCattcaaacattcaaaagtctgaatcaatttgtaaatatcAGTTTTGGTGTGTAGACTTCTGTAGTTACTTGAAACATGCATTGTCTACATCGCGAATATCTTTTAATTGTTGCCATAGAGATTATTTCACCACTGTGTTATTTCAAGTACTGTAATGTCTAGAATCGATCTGATCCatcatttgaaaaattaaatacAAACCACGATTATATAGAGTGATCGACGAGCTATCTTCCCCGGGAGAACACATTTTCCAATGTTGTAGAAAACCAACTCCCCCCTGTGAAAATTTCTCGTGCTTCAGTTGCAGATTAGCCATGCTCTGTATATGTTTGGGTCATACAATTCGACTTCTGGCCCTCGCTCTGTTGTGTTAGATACCACAAGTGTACAGCGGATCGTGAAAAGGCAATGCACCGCCTGCCCCGCGGgtcaaaaatcattattttcaacCAAAAGTACACACGAGTTGCTTTCAATTACAAAGGTTAGGTTATTTGGGCGCGAAATTGATGTTAATGGCTGTTATGTGTGACATATCTTGTTGGAAGAACACCCTTCGCTTAATACAAAACCAACATAAAGTCCTATGGCCGGAGGCAAAAAATATGTCGTCTGCGAAAAATCTCCCCACCACATGGTATTTAAGACCCTGGGCTCAGCTTTTGGTTTCTTTGTGTCGAGATTTTAGCGGGTTGCGTGTTTATTATAGCAGTCGAAATGAGAGCAGAGAACGACAGACGGCAAGAGAGAGCTCACTTCCACAGCACAAAGGGACAGCATTCAGTAGCTATACCACAGGGAATAACGGGCATCGTAGTTTGGAGCCTTATCAACCATCGCTACGCAACCAAAATACATGTTCACAGAATGTCACCTTTATGGGAGATGCATGGTTGTATTATCACAGGATGGTCGGTAAATTGAAGGATACCTTTAATTAAAGCGATAGCTGCCATGTTCAATTTTCCGATCAAATTGCACAGATTTCTGATGAAAACTTGTTTCAATTCACATCCAATTACAATTACAAggatattttgatttttggcGCAGTTAcaaatggtaataaaatacgATGCGATTAGTCAAACGTCAAATTGAGGGCTAGAAATAAGGATTTTAGCAATGTGTAATAATTCTTTATAAGTGTGGTCACTCAGAATACTATGTATTTGGCAAAATCGATTTTTTTTATTCGGTGACTAGGCGGGACAAAAGTTGACGACAGGTTTGAGAAATCGACAACATTACAATagttttgtattaatatttgttcaATGATGATTTGGCGGGATATAAAAGTTGACGACAGGTTTAAGAAATCGACAAAATTACAAGcgatattacattatattttcgATGATTTGGCGGGATAAAAGTTGACGACAGGTTTGAGAAATCGACAACATTGCAATAGTTTTGCTATGATATTGGATTATTGTTCTAAAATCTGGTTAGACAGTGGTATTAGGCTCGTGACATAACTTACTATTATCAGGGGTGTACATTTGATATCCGTAATGTGGATAATTTTGACACAATCAAATAAAAGCGCCCGACTGTGCTTTTAACATACCCTATCCAAACACGCGGTGTCTCGTTGACATTTTGACTTCTGAGCCTACATCACATGTCCCTCGTAGAATCGTACCTCtgcaaatttatttttctgCATGGCTTCATGTTTTTTCATCACCCGCCACATGCCCCGGAAACTGTGTGAGGGCAATACTAATTTGCCTCACGCTTGCAtctgattttgaaataaaagataaaagTTATAGAAAGGCAGATTAGAAAATGACCATGTTTTCACCGTAAGTCGCTGGTACTCAAGGCCCTCTCATCAATTTAGAATTTTCATGCggaaataaatattcattgaatGAGCTTTGAATCCCTGGCTTTAGAGCTACAATTATTGTAATTTCGTTGCTGCCTTCCTAAAAGAAATAATCAGAGGTTGAGAAGTGGTACTGAATGATAAACACGAACCACTACCTttcactttcccgccaaaaattgTGAGCAGAAATTTTTATTATTCGGTCACTTTTTTGACGATTTTTGGTAAAAGTTGACTTTCAGTGACTACTAAGTCATCAATATACCTTACTAATCGTTAATTTGGattaatttgatgttttttttttactcaaaaaGTTAAGTAAACGTGAGTGGAGGGGGATCAGCCATACCACTTTAGTCGATGGGGTTTATATATGATGATTGCAATTTACTTTCACTCAGCATTTAGCGTGCTGGTTGAATCGATATAACGTTTTTCCGTAGTCTTAATTGGTTGTAAAGTGCAGATTaagaaaaatgaacaaaataatgttgatttttggTCTGTGGTTGTAACCATAACGACAGAAATAAAATGCTAACTTCAAGACGTTGCCAGGCAACTTAGTCCAGGCGGTCTATCGTTTAAGGCTGAGAAATAACTGGCTTGATACACTTTGCCACAGATACCGGGTAGACTTAATCCTTTCCGAATCATGATAAACAAGAACATTTTGAACAACTGTACCTCTAACCTTACGTTGAAAGTGCCGCTAACCCGGTCTCTTAATCCGGGCTCCTCTGTTCCCGGACTACTGAACAAAGTCGTCCATACTGTTCTACTATGCTTCGATATTAAAAACGTTTTTGTCGACTTAAACTTTAAATCCACTTAGCTGTATCCGTGAAAAGTGTTTATTGCTAGCGTGCATTTGGGAACGAACCGTCGCTAATCATCAATATACGTATCGGTGGACAGAAATTAGTTTCCTAATACGCAGCaaaccaaatacatgtatacgcCTTGAAGTCATGACTCAGGAGTTATGTGCACGTCATGTCCTGGAAACTAACCCTAGCCGAGAAAAGGactattttccttgtctgtgtaacttcaaaaaaaacacacaaaatagatATAGGATGCAAGAAGCGCAAAAATATGGTAAATTTTAGTGCAATCTTCATCGCCATCATGAAAACCAAATTACAGTTCTTATTTACAACTATGTCTTAGACCGTGATTCAGTGAAGTCGCCAAAGAAGGGGTTTCCGTCgaaatattaaataattcaGAACAAGTTTATTATCGCCTGATTGTTTGAACAAACTGATGATCAATTCCAATTCACTATTGTCACCTGTTATTTACTTTAATTTGTCAGTCAAATCGCACCACTGGGGTTTTTACCCACAATGCACCTGTGCATTAGTCATGTTTCTAGTGACACAAATTTGTTGACGGACTTGGATGTGATTCGTGAAAATGTTATGAAGTTGGAGATTTTGAGTAATCTCCACTGTTTATCCAGCTAAGTTTGAATAATTAAATTCTATTAAAATTTAAGGTATTCgaaatacaatataatgcaaACAAATTCCCAttgatatcatattatatatatatatatatatatatatatatatatatatatatatatatatatatatatatatatatatatatatatatatatataattgaaccATAGTGATTTTAGTTAAATTCAGATTTAAGACATCATCTCGAGttaatttgatataaatattaagACTTAGCAGggtttttgaacaaaatcaaaattgatgtCGTAAGgggaatatttatttttttttatcgagAAATGTCACTCGTaataaaagagaaaaaaaataaaattgtaagcTTTTTACATGAACGGATTTACTAGAAGAATTCCAGAAATCAGTGCGAATCAGTGAAACGGGACGTTAAGGTAAATCACTGAGACAGCGGAGCGTGTTTTAGTTTGAAGAAAGGAACAGATTGTAACATTACTGGGATCAAATCAAGCCAAAGTGAACAAGGCATCATGATGACGGATAAGGCGAATGATGAGGAGCGACGGCCAACACAGCAACCGCTTCTCTCAAAATAGGTAGAACGATGCCTAGATTGGAGATTAACGACAATTTAAGTGACTTGATGGGAGAAGGGACGACCGATCGAAGTCCCGATAAACTGGCGAAGACGCAAATTCGGGataataaattttcattttgaaatgacaCGTGTGATATGCAGGCTGCCTCATTCAATAACCCTTCGCATTATTATAGATTGTAATATATCACCGCTATTCCGTAGAGAATTTGCAGGACAGCGCCGTACTCCACTATTTATTACCGTTTCAAGATGAATGTGGATTCCTCTCCGCTGAGAGTTGTCGACTACACTCGATTCTAACCGTCCAGCGGTGTGATACTTCGTTATTACCGAAGCCGAGCACTACTTGCATGCACAACGCTACTTCTCTTAATCCCCTGTATAATGCAGTCGCAATCATGCGAAGACTGGAGCTATTAAGTCCTCCCGACCATGCATACTCTTATCAAAACGATACACCGATGAATTCTCTTGCTGACGGTAACTGCATTTGCTTTGAGCCCCTGAAAGATTATTCTGTAAGGCGGGGGTTTTAGTCGGACAGGATCGGAACGGTAACGTTTAGACGGATTCTTTTCAATACCTTTCAATCCCACCTAATACGATTAGTCTTAAGGATAACTAGTCTCGACTTTATATTCCATAACACGGTGAGcattaattgattttttggcATTCCTCAACAAGGCATGCGTAAAATCAACTACACAGACTAACGCAAAACTGATTTTCTaactttttctcattttttcatCACATTGTGTAAAAAAACTACCATAAAAGTAATATAGAAGTTATCACTTTCTTATTTTTCGCAACACAGTGAGTGAAAAAAACAAGCATTTATAGTTATGCAAAAGTTCTAACTTTCTcgtttatatttattattttcatttagaTCAATTTTGAGACAAATAACCAAACACAGTAATAACGCGCAACTTTTAAGCATTCTCATGTTTTGTAACACACTGTGTGAAAACACAACCACATTACACTTCTGAactttctatattttttttgcGACACATTAATCGTGACGTCAGAAATtatcatgacgtcacaaacaATCACTCACATTTTATATCAATTCAAAACTAATGTTCTAACTTTCTGtcaatttttgcatttttttattCTCTGTACAAACAAGAACAGTACATTTGTTtcagaataaaaataaaaataaaaataacacagatttgatttttttttttccctTCAAAATGTCAAGATTTGATTTAACTTGAAGAGAATATAGACTTCACAGACAATGGCAAGATGATGTGCTTTTTatagtagtatttatttatttcgtctttctttttaaaaacaaaaaccaaaaTTCTCTTCAAGGTACAAGAATTCAAACATAGATTATTTTACGCTTtgattcaaagtaaaaatactggagaaaacaactttaaaatgacaaaccttgaagaaatatataaaataatcagTTTACATTCTTTAAGAAATATAACGCACTCGGTATCTGATGAGATTAAGATTTGGAGGGGAAATATTCCAACTTTGCACTtcaattgaaaatcaaaacGAGCTTCTTGGTTATTTGAAAAATTAGTGAACTGATTGACGCAGTGGATACATAATTATtccattaaaatgaaataacgaTGTTTGCTTTGTAAGTGTTGTCAATTACACGTGAATTTAATTTGTCAATTTCGAGTCTAAACTAATCGTGTGTTTATTAGTGTATATTTCACGGTGACATTGTTGGAATGCGTTATGACAATGAGGTATATTTCTTCATCAAGCACCCATGTCAGTTTCAGCTAGCTGCCATGTCTGTTTATAACACAGTTTTGCAATATTCAGAAATAGATTCGCATTTTTTTTTCGTGTGTCATGATCTGGagacaaataaaacattcaaatatatgcaaatattatgccTGCTAAGGAAATATGAATTTTGTAATATTCAGATACTGATTCGCATCTGTGTATTTAAATAAGCTAAGCAATATTTGGACAAATAGTCAGAtctgtaatttttgtttttgattttggaatCATAGTCATCCTTTCTACCGAGTGTTAAAACTGGAATCGCGTTTTGAAAAgattattgcaaaaaaaaaacactatatgtaaaatacatgtGGAAGATAGAAAGAATGTTATACTCTACAAAATAGGAAACATAAAACACATGAAAACATCATCAAACATTCCAAAACATCTAGTTTTTTTTAAGTATAGGAAACGCATGGCATCGTGCGCTTAGAAGAATTCTTACATACACTGTCGGATTTAAAGCTTCGACTATTGCACGACATCGTGATGATGGGGAGTTTTGAAATGGCTTCGTCGGTCATTTCATTAGAACGTTTCTTACAACATCGATAAAGAATAATCGAGCTCTATTTGAAGTGTACAGTTTTTTAGGCAAGAAATGTTGGCTCATAACTCTAAAAAGCTGTCTGGTTCGGTAGCCAATATTTGCCGGCATTCTTCGTACATCACTGCTTCAAACGAAAACAAAGCCAAGATTACTTAAATATGTGTCTCTCTTCGAACGAGTTCGTTGATCAAAATGCCCACACTGGAGAAGTATTTCAAGCGAGTGACAGATCTCTGGATTTGATAGGCTCTTGTTTCATTTCTGATAGAATGTAATCTCATATTGCAATATTACCCAATGTTTCCTTTCCGTGGAACAGAAATAATGTCAATGATCAATATTTAATCTCAATGATAATTcaggtttttttaaatttctgtcTTCTGAGAATCATATTTGCCAATGCTTCACTGATTGAAAGTTTCGAGCCAGTATAATTTCTCCGTCTCCAGTTCGATGATCGTTGTCCtcagcattttttttacttttccaAATCCACCGAATCCACAAATTGTTTGCAAAAACAGACACAAGAAATGTTGTTTTGTATCTGTAAGTTTAATGTTCCGATGGTCAATGTCGCTTAGCTTCGTCGTGCCAGGATCAGGCGTACTGGCAAGCAGAGAGCGTCGGGTTTTGTCTCGGGACTGGATAGCTGAGAGTGGGTTGTTTCACCATGTTGGCTTTTAACCGCAAAGAGGCGATACTGTTCGAACATTGGTCCCTGTATACGTAGGGTGGAGCGGTTGCGCCATACGGACAGGCCGTAGATGGACTGTTGAAGGAATTGAGATTATTCCCTACCCCGTTCATTGTAGGTAAACTCGTTGTGTTCATCGAATTCGTCTGATTGAAGCACATCGTAGATTGGCTTGTGAGGGGGTTCACAGAGTTCAAAGGCCAGGGAAAGCCTTTGGAGCCCAGTGGGCTCGGTGCCTTAGTTACCCAGTTGTTATGGTAGGAATATCCGGAATACAGTCCATCATCGAAAGGCGGCATCATGTAATGACCGAAGCCCTTATTGTATTCGTTCAACTGATTGCGTTCACGTTTTCGCCACTTTGCACGCCGATTTTTGAACCACACCTGTAAGAAAacgaaaatatatatatatatagttactcCCTTAAATAAATATACGTATTTGTCGTTGTTAAAATTCAAATGACATTAACTATTGTTCGCTTTCTTTCGTACTAATGAGATAGAATTAGTAATTGTTTAAAACAAAGAGGTGAAGCTGACGCAATAGATCCAAGTACACAACGTGATATAGGTAGCTGACAGTCATACAAGTAGTTTTCAAAGATTTCTACTTGAacaagtgattttttttaagcCAAAGATATTAGCAttcaattgttttgttttattatagTTATATTACACCTAATTTGCCCTATCAAAATGACAGAAGAGGCTCGGTTGTGAAAACACACTGTCAAAATATATCCATTCACACATTTGGTTATGTGAGCCGTGTCGTCCGAGTCAACAACGGTGATGACAGCTTTGTTTGCGCGCTGTACAGAAAAAGGAAGACGAGTAAAACGAACAGCTGTAGGAATTTCTAACATCAggtttaaatattataaattgCGATGATAACTTAGCGCGAGGACTGAATGATTTCAACTTTGATTCGATTTGATTAGAAAGTGTAGCGAAGAATTTGAACTCAATGATCGGGCGGGCGATCTGCAACAAGACTCACAGCGGCGACTTGCTTATTAACTATGGACGATTTCTTAACGAAAAACAAAAAAGCGGGAAACATTTTTTCTTATTTGTTTTCGTTTCTCGCTCTTTATTTCTAAAATATCGACTATTCCAAATCAAACAGGTTATTAGGTTAGTACGAAATATATATCTAGCCAATGTTGTTTGTAATTGAATTTCCGACCACAATTCTTGCGACAGTGGTATACAGAATTCTCCGGAATAACAAATAACttagataaatacatgtacgttTCATTTACACTGCTGTTGCCCCACAGTTTgtcttttaaaactatttcagCTTACTGTGTTCCACTTTTTCAAAAAGTAAAATGCATCCTGTTGAAGTAGCGACGCGTTCTAATGACACTGATGTTTATAGAAATGACGGGAGATGTTACTTTAATCATTGTTTGCGTTGTTACAAAAAGGAACCTTAtattgttactatgacaacatttTGGTTATTTGTATTGAAAGTGATCATTCTCTTTGGGGGCTGTTCATTCAATTGTTAAGAAAATAAGTCGGATTTATGTAATGTCGCGTCTTAAGCTAGAACACCACCTCTCCTGTTTAAACCCATTTTGCTAAATACTGCATGAAAATCAACTTGTATGTAAGTAAGTACACTAAACCCTAAGCCGATTTCGAATGCCGTGTGAAATGCTTTCCTCGTTTTTTCGGCTGTCTTTCGTGTGAAAGTAGTCTACAGAACAACGCGATCAAGTAAAACCACGtatattattttttacttttaaaattaatcATGTCATATAAAAAATTTGACTTTAAAATTTGACTTTTAATAAGAGTCACATGTTGctgtatttgtcaaaaatatataatattgaaattttcgattttaaaaaaaagggaaaaaaatgaattgttgcTGGTTATGACAAGATTGGATATGCCCTGTTCGTTTCAGCCGCGGGTCGTATCTCAGTGAAACATACAACAGGCCAAAACAGACGTTCAATTTCACGGCCTTGTGCCGATAACAGCAAAGTTGGCAGATGAAAGTCACCAAACTGTCTTTGTCCCTTTTTCGAAAAACAACTTCATCAATAAAATATCGTCGGGATATTAAGATCGCATTTGTGACACACAGTGAACATTGCTTTTATAGGAACTCCACTCATGTATGCTATGATTATTACTCATTATTCGCTTTTCAGCCATCAAAACCCGCCATCGATCACAGTTTAGACTCCTCGGCAAGGGGGATAAGTGGCCACCCgttaatgtatattttcaaagttttgccCAGGAAAGGAACATTTTCACATCAAATTTTGTTCGATTTCTAGGACGTAAATAGCGAGTTCCGCTTGCGGTGAAATTTGACAAACTACCATGCAGTGCTGCTGATCGGTTATAGCGAAATAACGGTAAACATTAGAGCGGCTTTTCCTATATGGTTTCAGAAATCGAAATTGAAAAGTGAAGCAGAGAGTGAACAAAACTGTCATTAGTGCACAATAGTTAGGCCATAAAATGACACTTGAAAGTTTGAACACCGATTGCCGCCATAAATTATTAATCCCTTGGAAGCTGGGAGGGGATTCTAGAGAAAAGAAATATCgctttatttttttgttttaaaataaaaactgcACACAGTTTTGTGAAATGCTGCTTTAGGCTTGGGTCATAACACAATTGGAATGGAAATTTAAGCTAGTTATGGGGATACgaaaaacaacataaaatattcagcaatagtttgcCAATGTGTGTATCTTCCTCCCCTTGGTAATGTTCAATTTCGAAACGGAAAGTGAGTTGGTTGTCCCCAAAGTAAGGTGTCTAGATGTCAGTTACTGAAGCAGAACGTACTGCGGCACTAACTAACCTCGCATTGCTCCATTAGGAGTCACTCAAACTACTTAGTTCGCCACTTCAGACCGACTGCTCACATGTTTTCATCATTCTCCCGCGAATCAAACACATTTCCGCcgacaaatgtacatacagagCAACTTCCTTTAAACAATGATACGGCGAACATCATTAACATGTATGGGAATCACCGTGAAATATACATCGGgacagagaaaaaaaatcagatttgGGGGAAACAGATGCAGTATCGGTGAGATCTGGCGGGGAGATAGTCGACAAATCACTTGCCATCGAATCATTAATTTCAACTTTTCATCTACTTTTGCCACTAATACTCGTACTAAAAGGAGGACATGTCCCCGCGACCGATTCATCGCAAGGCAGAAGACTAACGGCGTGGAAAACCCATAGCCGAGGGCAAGGAAAtaaaatttttgttttgaaaagaaattgctGTAAATTTGGGTTGGCTTTTATTAGATGACAAACAATGATCCCCGCCCATTTGGACAGTTGAGCGGCCCCAGCCGACTGAGTCTTCGATAGCAGCCGATGTACGGAGGGTAGTCATGCGTTATTCGTAATTACTATCATTTCCTTTAAAGTGCTACATTGGAACTCCCTTTGGTCCTTGAATCGTCTTCTCTCCGTTGTTGTAGTTAATTTTCGGGTTGAACACGTGATAAGCACAGATTCATTAAGGCAACATTTTGTACGTCTCTATCTGTCTATCGATCCATTTGTCTTGCGCAGTCTAGCATAACCACTCGAAATTATCGAATCTAAGCTTACCCATCCATACTTTTTTTTTCCGccggaaaaaaaataatacaaccGAAAGAAAATGCCATAAATGACAATCATGAGATGTGGTCATCAAAAAAATTGGGTTAGATTTCATTTAATGTTTGAATTTTCAGATCAAGAGAAAACATAAAAAGTTTCAGAGAGACTAGATCTGGTTGAAAGGATGAAAGGCGACATAAATCAAGTTGTGATATTTTGATAGCAGAATGCTATTACGGCGTAAGACACATCCATGATTAGGCCGGCTACGCGCCGTGTAGCGGAAAATGATATTTATGGAAACATAAGGGCTTTGGAGAATACTAgccagggttttttttttgcaattcgACAGATCTAGTTCAGATTTGTTGATAAATCCGTATTAGAGTCCACCTAAAGCTTTTGGATAAAGGTTGACTTAATTCGAAGCTTCAGCTTGGCTTGGAATAGGAACGTGGCTCTGTTTAACACAACCGATGGCGTTGATGCTGGGTAAGACGAGGTTTTAATCAAATAATGTAgaaccacagacaagaataGAACTCAACAGATACaagaattaaaacatttttggaGATTTCTTACAAATCAC from Glandiceps talaboti chromosome 22, keGlaTala1.1, whole genome shotgun sequence includes the following:
- the LOC144452138 gene encoding pituitary homeobox x-like isoform X2; this encodes MEPLTDHSLSTLEELVSGETAQSQVTMTDIGNMQTSGGTSSSASERTPNTATPCSRTDSTADHIDSTDARGSTNEDNATEDDLRKRNRRQRRQRTHFTSQQLQELEAHFARNRYPDMSTREEIAAWTNLTEQRVRVWFKNRRAKWRKRERNQLNEYNKGFGHYMMPPFDDGLYSGYSYHNNWVTKAPSPLGSKGFPWPLNSVNPLTSQSTMCFNQTNSMNTTSLPTMNGVGNNLNSFNSPSTACPYGATAPPYVYRDQCSNSIASLRLKANMVKQPTLSYPVPRQNPTLSACQYA